The region aaaagtctaaaggtgtattgaaaaggtcctaccctccgagctagaggaggaatctattgccacgacctacAGCCTCAGAGCTTCTATGAGGGAGTCTATGCTTATAACTTcgcgaatgagagggggctctgggtctggatccgcctcaggactgggctcctctacatactgcctaagccctggagcgactacaccctccagaagggagggccacgacctaaggttggtcccgtactcctcgaaaaaggccgacctaaaagccaaggtgttgtctactactatagtgcccctagggcggcccatatcatggcgcaacactagttgatctacacactagagtagggttatgttaaggtctaggtcatctcgatgacgatgtatgagctggcttgggttaaacctagcaagccttaggtctgcggcagccctgtctaagtccctaacacgtatgggttaccttggccagagggaccGGCTGCTGCCCTGGACTAAATCTGATCCACGTCGAGGCCCTGAGTAGCCTCGAGAGCCCGCTTTCGTCACACGAGTAGCACCTCATCTTCCTCGTCCTGCTCGTCATTGTCTGCAGCATCCCCCTCGGGGATAGGCACTAGCTCGCGAGCTACTGGGATAGCCCacgacctcctcaaggccagagtatGGCCCgaagaaattaacttacacgcgagcatcgtctcatcagatatgagctggcggtagtctttttcacttggtgggagccccgccaaggtatcgtattgacccccaagggtcactgatttagccatcctcgcaaaaatggctacacgatgatgttcaagtcaacatgcatgaaaagaaataaagcaatGTGGTGATTTTGCGAActgagaatagagagaacttacgaggacggttgaagtagtggtattcgcagttgcgaaacctcgtcgacatgaagaactggtccttgaagttgttggggtggctgggcagctcaatgacTGCAGGAGAGTTAGGAAAACGGAtcaaatagtagaacccgtcgcctcgccctcattgatccgggctggctttgaggcagaagaagaaaaggatgtctactggtgtagggacctcccactcgtgcctcaggaagaggtacctctgCCCTgctagcagacggtaggagttagggggcagttggaagggagccagcttcacgtaattcagaaaattcgcgaagtactggtccaggggtaggaaggccccggccttgaggtgttcgtcgctccaagaTGCGAACTCCTCATCGAGAGGCGTGCAGAtcctctcgccctcgaggggaggtcgagcaacaagagcgcctgtcccaatttcgatgttatgggacaacaggatcttgttgaccctcccttgggtcgtaatcttcgagactatcctctttgcctcgaagaaagcatcaggtcccacctcgacctctttctccaatGTGGGACCGAAGTAGGGGATGGGATAATCCACAGCAATCCatttccccttgctggcctgctgggatgacgagccagccatgctcttcttgggtatgttcttcctgggccccatctggtcgcctaacgaacaagaatgaagaaaagtttaaatgggcgacctaaaaatagaaaagggaatatagcgcgagaagtgattttcatacacgggctgaggtaatctcaccCCGCGGTGTGTGAAGCCACGCATTGCAATGGTCATgcgcccacgtttccaacggaaccctgattgctcgggatctgtgtgtcaggaggatcaggataatgcttgccttggagggaaagttttaaaaagcaaaactgcctaggaagcgtgacccctaagctacccggttttgcaccctagaaacctctcaccttcccctttccaaacaggcattccctaaagctacccaAAATAATTATCCAGAAATTATCTTGTCCTAAATATCACATTCCTATACATGTTCTCATATAGTCGATATTcctaggatcaaaacctatgcaccaaaaaccagccaaaaacaacctacagtgtgcgactaagaaataagtttacctaacagagaaacggaaagatcaaaacatgcaacaggcagaggacttacagtgttttTTCCGTGTGAAAGTTGCAAAAAGCGTAGGAATCAGAGTCCTGGTGGAGCCTTTAAAGCTGGACTGACGAAGAAACTCTTGTGGCAGGAGTGTAGGGATCTCTGGGATGATAACCAGAAGAAGAAAAACTTTTGAGactaaaaaagagagaaaatgaggaaaaaatttcaaataaagggtggctaatacggaagatggccaaccttatatatacgtaagagacaaaggaacgaggaccgttcgatcaaattaatgcaacatacgagggtcataactcgagaggcgaaacgaTGGCCAAAGgaaggctaggccatttaatgcaattctcggaagCCGAACAGTCGTCAACCATGGCGCTCCACGTGTCTGATACCCGCACAgtgggcgggacatgaagagtcgaaagggaaacttaaaagcccccgctgtgaaggtcacagatgacgtcatgggtcacgagcaggggcttggggggcaaatgtacgccctaaatatccgcgcactattggcgagctgggaaagggcctaattcgatccgccatgtgtaaatcgtccacccggagctgttgttacgggcttccatctgtccagcccgagctgattagagagttaactgctactcggagGCAGCGGGTTAGCAGTATGGATGTCATAAGCTGGCACTACGTTAAGCTCGTGATGCGGCAGAGAtttgacacccgaatccttgtaatgtcaatcacgcaatataaacgtgcatatatcagacatcacgtgtctattccattcctgaattctcgaacgcgcagtataaacgtgtgtgttcagacatcccacgcctggtttgggccatgtggcccattatccctccttacctattgattagaccacacttcccTGTAAGGTTTTaagaattaatcatcagtgtcacaaaaatgacgtgaagggtaaaggGATCATGGGATGACCTCAttgccaacccaggtatcctcttCCTATAAAGACCAAGATCCTGGgcagtgcaaggggttggcatatttttgtaaagaaatactctgtaagaaatagccaagagatatcaataatatcgactggtggactagatggattttaaccttcgaaccacctgaAAAGAAATGAGTGATCACATTCCCATGATATTAATTTCTCAAGTCTATAATTTagctattttcatattacggttcaccaattagcactaatcTATCAtacttattcatataattacttgttggcgaaggaCCGCGTCAATacaacattatttaaaataaaaaaaataattaaaaatatgttttaaattataaaaattaaaatttatcaaaaaaaattataaaaattaatttaattaaatttaaaaataagtttaattagttttcctcttctcttcttcttcggcGAAACCCAGATCTGTCAAGAAGTGGGGCTATGCGATGGAGGCTCCATGGAGGAGGAGGTGTGGCGTCAAAGGGCTGGGTCAGGCTGTGCAGAAAGGAGGTGCCGCCTGAAAGCTTCTGTGTTTTCTCATCATCGCCTGTGTTCATCAAGGAGGATGTGTGTCGCATGTGTTAGGGCTGTgcgagaagagagagagaggaaccAGATCTAGCAAGGAACCCCTTACCCATCGAAGCCCAGAAGCTTTCAGGCGTGGTCAATGGCCTGAGATCCCTTCCAATCAAATACCCTAAATCAAACTTATTAAAACTACCctaaatcaaatatttttttctctttcttcctCATATGATCTATCGTCGTCTTCTTCTCAGGTGAAGGCTTGCGGCTGGGCTGGGGAGGAATCTTGGGATGTTGAGAGGTTGGAGACGCAGATGCTAGTAGTTGGGTTGGGGAGGAAGCTAGTGACTGGGTTTTGGTTCGGCTTCAATGGTCCACTGACGAGGCACAGGGGTGGAGAAGAAGTTGTTGGGGGTGCTAGTTGAATCCCAGTCCGCAAAAATTCTGAATACATCTTCAAAGCATTTTTCCCTTCTCCATGGCAACCATATCCGGAGATAATTGTGCCCCATGAGACCATGTCCTGCTCTGACATTTCATTGAAGCACTTCTTAGCATTCTTCAAGTCACCACACTTTGAATACATATCAACAAGAGTTGTGTCCACCAGGATACACGGTCTTATGCAGCTTCTAATAACAAAATTGTGGATCCATTTCCCCTGATCGAGTGCCCCAATAGATGCACAAGCTTGGAGGAGAGAGACAAATGTTAGTGAGTCTGGTTTTTTAAGTGTTGTTCTCATCTCAGAGAGGAGAAACAGACCCTCACACAAATGGTCATTTTGAGCATATTCAGCTACTATTGCATTCCAAGAAACCAAATCTCTTTTGCTCATTCTTTCAAAAACTACACGGCTTTGTTGCAGATGCCCACACTTTACATACATGGTTACAATAGAATTCTGGGCAggtgaatgagagagagagaatgtagaGAGGTGGTTTTGAGACAGATCTCTcgaataaaatgaaaaagaagggagaagaaagagagaggaagagaggaatgagagagagagaaaatttgttttttaatatttaaaaataattagttctttttttaatatatatttttttaatgttttaattttttttattttaaataatgttgaaattatttttaaaaaaattaatgtgaAATTGACTAATAAAATCATAACACATGACATCCTAATCAGCCGCAATAGTATTTAACGGTGATAGTAATGAAATTGTCTAAACCAtaacattttgaaaaaaaaatgtggtATATAACTAAAAATATGTGGTATTTATGCAGCAAATAATGTTTATAAAAACAATTTCTAATTTCATTAAAGACAAAAAATTGACTTTTTCATTTCCGTTTTCCGtttctctctcccatttctcCCCTTCACTCTACACCACTTAGCCATCACTCTCATAATCTGATGCTCTCCTTGGCATGGGTAAGTACTTCAGCCAACAATTTCCACAACTTTGTTctcagaagatcaacaggccttaTCGACGAATTTGATATATATTATGTTCTTTGACTTTAAAGTTTAAATTAATCACTATTCtttgtttatgttattttatgttttggATTTAGCGCAACAGAGTTTTGTTAATATAATATGGGAAGTAGCTAAATCCCTAACTATCTATAGTTCAATTTCACCATAGAGATTGAATTTTTAGTCATTGATACCTTGCTCACAAGAGGCCTAATTGCTTTGCTCTGTATGTCATTGTTTCATATGTGTTAGATTGATTATTAAGGATCGTCAGATTCTTGTTCGGGAGCACGAGGTAACAATTTCATTGTCCTTATTGGGTTTTGATTGATATCCTTAAATGTAATTGAATTTAGTTCCATTGTTTGATCAGTATAATTTTGATAAAATGTGAGCATGAGAAAGTTAGATTAATTAATAGGAATGGAAGTAGGTGTATTTTTTTGGGAGTTCTTTGTTTAAGTTAtattctaaaaattgttgtatttacagagtaagaaaactgtttgatAAAATATCTCAAAGATACATTGACTTGGATATAAAGTAATAGTTGAGGAAGCAACAAGATGAAGCTCAGAAATGGTTTTAAGCTTTGAATATGTAGTTGAATATAATATAGGATATGTAGCTGACACACTTTTGTGAATATGTGGAGTAATTTGAATATGTAGTTGAATATAATATAGGATATACAGCTTTGTGAATATACAGAGTGATTACTGCTAAtttaagaagtgattttcaggttaatttaagaagtgattttcaggTTTGAGGTAAAGTGTCTTGAGtctgtattttttgtttttgatgGTGTATTTTTGTCCAATAtacataaatgtatatatatggaGAGTGTGTATTCTGTATTTtggaaaaaaacaaaacaaagcaGAGAAACTCTCTATAAAATGCAAAAACGAAACAATGACTCTGCTTTATATATTATCACTTTAGACAGTGTGGGTCAACAATAATCACAAAGATACATGTATGTATATGTAATTTTTGTAAGATGTTCCATACATTCCCCTGAATTTATCTTATATCTTATTTGTGTTTTATAACTTATGCTTATGTTTCTTTCTCTGTTTTCTACTCTATCTAGTTGCTGAAAAGTGGTGTCTTTGCTAGCATTAAAATCAGATTCTTTTTCATATTTCATTGTTGGaacaattattttgtattttatcaTACTTGCAGATTATTCTAAGAAGAACCTACACTAATACTGAATGCTTTGGAGTACTACTTGTAGGCTCCCCTATATTTCAAGTTTACAAAACTGCAAATCTCTTCCAATCATTCTGAAAGAATAGGCCCCATATTTCTTTGAAGCAATTTTGGCACTTACTTCTTGCTTCATTTATGTTTTTTTCTTCAAGTGAAGCCCATTTTACATTCTAGTAACTTTTTCGCTATTAACTCATTTAGTTTCAAAGTCAAGCTGAGCTCAACTTTTTTTATCATAAAATTAATTGATCATTATGCTTGTAGTTGAAACTTGTGCTCTCATGTGAAAATATAGACCTAAACTATGATACTATTGTACCATGTTTCCATTAATTAGGATTGTGTTGTTTCCCAATTTAAACTAAGAACTTTCTCACCTGATATAGTTACGTGTTACTCTTTTCAAGCACGCATGTTACTCTTATCATACTCAGCGTGATTATTTCATTTTCATTGTGTCTCAATATCATTATAAATCCTTCAATTAAGCAAAAAAGCAACATGCAATTAGAACATTTTTGCAAGATGGCAGCTCATTCACACTGTCATTTAATATTGCAGCAGCTCAGAATTTCAAGTCTCATCAAATGGAATATTAAAGGATTGTCACAATGATGATAAAAgttttctaaggcccaatttttGTAGTCTCTCATTCTGTGTGTGGCATTTAATTAATAACTTAATTTTCTTGATTTTGTTTATGTGTTACAGATCAGTGCTTACTTCACTGATAAGCCTCCAATCCAGGCCGTCTACACTAGGAGGCCCCgaaataattaggtttttatgGTGTTAATTGTACCctgttttatttagttttattctgTTTTATTAGTTAATCTAATTGGCTGTTTTAGGGCTGAGTTGTAATTGTTGTATTTGGTCTTTCTTTTTCCTAGCTGGCATTAGATTGTTATATTGTAAAAGGACCAAAGCCTATAAATAAGGCAGGGGTCTCATTTAGAAGGCAGCTTGTGATAGAGAGATCTAGACTTAGGAGGAGCAGCCATCTGAAAAGGTTGTAATTGGAGATACTAGCATCTCGAAAGCTAGACTGTATTTCTTTTCTCACCATTAATAAAGAGGTTTTCTATGAGGGATTTCATTCTTGGTGTTACTGTGTTGGTAGAAAAATTCTATTCTCTAAAATTGTTCTATCAAATTGGTGCGGTGAGCTACGGACATGGGACCTAAGAAGGCCATGGAGAAGAGTGACTCTGCTGCTGTGTTCGAAGAAGAATTGGAGACTTTGAAGACTGAGTTCTCTGCATTCAAGAATTCAATGGAGGAGATGGCCACTAAGCTTCAACAATCTCAGCATGAGTTCCAAGAAAATCTGCAGCAACAATTCAAAGTTCTTTTTGACATCCAAGAAAGATCAAGAACTCATCAAGAACCAAGGGAGGGGAGCAATGATGCTACTGGCAGCCAGGAAAAAGGGAAGACCAAGGAGTCGGCAGTACCAATTGAACCACGGCAGAGTGGATTGCAACCAGGTTGCAGGAGTAGGTCTACAACCACATCTCCCACGACAGGATTCAGAGGCACACGACATTCAGAAGGGGGGTCCTTAGACCGAGGACAGCAAGAGACTCGACTCCGCCATGAAAATCGACTCAGAAAGTTGAAGATGCCTACCTTTGATGGAGACAATCCAGATGGCTGGATAATGCAGGTAGAAAGGTTCTTCATTTGCCATGGTTACGAAGAAGAGGAGAAGATAGAGGCAGCTTTCATCTCATTCTCTGGTGACGCACTACTGTGGTACCAATACGAGAGCAACAAACGTGACATACACAGCTGGGAAGAATTGAAAAGAATGCTACTTCGGCATTTCAGAGATACCCAGGAAGGATCCCTAAACGATCAGTTTCTGACAGTCAAACAAGAGGGGTTCTGTTTTGGAGTACAAAAAGAAATTTATCAGGTTGCTGGCACCATTAAAGAGTGTTGACCCAGCCGTGCAACTGAGCACTTTCATGAATGGGTTACTCCCTTCTTTACGGGCAGAATTGCGTATCATGAGACCAAGGAATGTAGATGAAGCCATGGAGGTAGTTCAGGATATAGAGGACAAGAATAAGGTTCAAAGGCAGCGATATTCCGTGACAAATAGGGCATCAACTTCGGAAGCATACCCAAAGGCAGAAAAACCAGCAGCTCGTCCTCATTTAGCGAATTCCACCACTGAAGTTAGGCGACTTACTGAATCTGAAATTCAGTACAAACGTCAAAAAGGATTGTGTTTTCGCTGCGATGAAAAATGGTCACCAGGCCATCGCTGCAAAAGGAGGAAATTGCAAGTTGTAATGGTGCCCGAGGTGATCGACGACACCATTTCAGACCCAGAATCTGATGACAACAGCGAGAGCAAGGCAGAAATGGACTCTACCGATGTCCACGACAATGTGGAAGTGTCCTTCCAATCCGTGGCTAGATTGACTACTAATTCGACTATGAAACTCAAGGGGGAACTCAGCTCAACCCCTGTGGTAATCCTCATTGACTCGGGGGCTACTCACAACTTTATTTCCAAAGCCTTAGTCGCTAAAATGAACCTGCCCGTCACCAAGACAAAGGAGTACGGGGTCACAATGGGAAATGGAGACTCAATGAAATGCGGCGGGGTTTGCAAAAATCTGAATATACATTTCCAAGGAGTGGACATTTGGGATGATTTCTTACCCTTACAACTGGGAAGTGCGGATATTATACTGGGATTACAGTGGCTAGCCACTCTTGGGCTAACTAAAACAAATTGAAAACTACAGACTATGGAGTTTCAGCTGGGCAAACGGACTGCCACAATCCACGGAGACCCGTCCTTGGACCGCTCAATGGTGTCCCAAAAGAATATGGTGAAGACTCTACAAGTCGAGAAGCAAGGGGTTTTACTGGAGTTGAATTTTGCTGGCAAGGATGAGGGCCTTTCAGCCATAGAGGTACCTGGAATTTTTGCATCTATTATTGATAAATATGCAGCTATTTTTAATATGCCTGCAGGACTGCCCCCGCAAAGGACACACGAGCATGCCATCAACCTCCAGACGGGTTCTGCCCCCATTAGTGTTCGTCCCTACAGATACGCACACGTACAAAAAGCTGAAATAGAGAAATTAATCTCTGAAATGTTGGCAGCCGGAATAATACAACTGAGTATTAGCCCCTTCTCAAGTCC is a window of Humulus lupulus chromosome 4, drHumLupu1.1, whole genome shotgun sequence DNA encoding:
- the LOC133832492 gene encoding pentatricopeptide repeat-containing protein At4g04370-like; translated protein: MYVKCGHLQQSRVVFERMSKRDLVSWNAIVAEYAQNDHLCEGLFLLSEMRTTLKKPDSLTFVSLLQACASIGALDQGKWIHNFVIRSCIRPCILVDTTLVDMYSKCGDLKNAKKCFNEMSEQDMVSWGTIISGYGCHGEGKNALKMYSEFLRTGIQLAPPTTSSPPLCLVSGPLKPNQNPVTSFLPNPTTSICVSNLSTSQDSSPAQPQAFT